CAGTATTAAAATTTCCTTGCAGCACTTTTTTTCCAACAATGTCCATCAAATAGTAGTTCAAAGATTCAGTTGTTAGATCCGGTATAACAATAAATAACTCATGATGTGCAGGATTTGGAAAAATATTAATTAAAGTTTCAACCTTTTGTTCTTTTATTCCTATTGTTGAATTAACGGTAAGCGTAGCGTTATTACTTGTGGCCATGCACGGATTAGTACTGATATTACATCGATAAACAGTAGCGTTGTTAGACAAGGTTAAAGCCGAAACTTGCAAAGTAGGTGTAGTAACCCCGCTGTATTGTCCGGCATTGGACAAATTATTGAATCCCATACCGGAATCTGCTTGCCATTGATAGGTTGCATTAGTGGCAGAAGACACCGCGGTAAATGTTGCATTAAAGCCGGCTGTTAATGTTTGACTCATTGGTTGAGTTTGAAAAGAAGGTGAACCTGCGCAATACAATTGCATAGCTTCAGTGGCATTTAACGGTCTACCCCAAATTCCAATATCATCAATTTTCCCCGGAAACCACCATTGTAAAGATCCAACATCGTATTGATTTCCGATGGTCCATATTGATGCATCATATTGTATTGATCCATTCACTGTTCCTGTACTGCTTAATACACCATTAAGATAAAGTGATTGTATATTATTAACATCATCAAAAACATATACCAAATGCACCCACTGATTGAGGACGTTAGACTGACTAGGAGTTGCAATATAGGGATTTTGTATTCCGATACTACCCGTGTTAGCTGCCCAACCATTGGCCGCATTATACCAAAAAACAAGCATAGATTCGGATCCACCGCTTCCATTACTTGAATTTTTGGAGATAGGAACATAATAACTTGCAGACGGTGTAATAGAAAAACTCACCCATAATGAAACCGACATGTTTTGCGGACGAAAATTAAGTGTATTATCCGGTACAGAAATATACATATTGGTTCCGAAATTATATGCACTGGCAGCATTTCCAAACCGGTCAGTTGTAGGAGTTGCTCCATTCACAGTTCCGTTATGAGAGTTTCCACTAAGATCATTGGCATTACCTGTAAAAGGATACCAAGCCAATAAACTATTAGTAGGTACGTAAGATGGAACTTGCGCCAAACAAATAAAAGGGATAAAAATGAATAGGTATAAGTGTTTCATGATATTTAGTTTTAGTTATTATAAATGTATGAAAAAAACAAATCACTTTCATCAGCTTTTTAATTCAAAATCTAAATTAATTAGATGTTACTGAGATTATTAAATCAAAGCCTGAACTTTCAATTTGAAAAACAGGGCTTTTTGTTTTAATCTTTTAATATATCAGGAAATTGGAAATAAGTATTCTATCGCTTTGACAATTAAAAGAAATATTATGTGAACCCGAAGTGCAGATTTACACACCCTTCGAATCAAATTTTAATAAATTTAGTTTAATTGTTGATACAGCCGATTACCCCTAAGTCAAAGAATAAACACAACAAATTTTGAAAGTTTAGTTGTGACATATTCCTCAGGATTACAAAGCCTATGGAGCATGGAGACAAATACAATAGCCCTTTTAATACATCTACTTAATTATAATAAATAAAACTTAACACCCTTTGTTATATATTAAGTTTACTCGATCTGACTTACTTAGTATATCTTTGGATTCTTTTATAAAAGTTTGTTTTTTGCTTAATTCTACTTCTTTTAAATCAAAACAATAATTCACTTCTCCTTCTCTGCCCCATTTTTTTATTTGTCTACCTTTTAAAATCGGATTTCCTTCTTCCAACTTTAGTAAATAAGCGTCGTATTCTGTTTTAATTTTTCTATCTATACCAGAGCCCGGGCTAAAAAACGAAACGGTAAAACTTTTTAAGGTATCAGCAACATTTGTTTTATTGCCTCTTTTTTCAACGTCTTTGGTTTCATTTTTAGAAGCTGTTTCCCCTGAATCACTTTGCTTGTTTTTAACTTTACAGGAAAGAGCAAGCAAAATTGTAAGTGAGTAAATTAAATATTTCATCTATACAGTAGTTTATTTTATTACAATAACTTTTTTTACTCCAGAATTAATTCCGGATTCGAATTTAATTAAATAGGAACCACTTGAAATATCCGAAAGATTAATATTTAATTCAGATTGAAAGTTAGTGGTTGTTGAATAAACTATTCTTCCAATTTGATCGATTAAACTTACGTGAACATCGTTTTCTAATGATTTATCACTTTTTAAAACAAACATATCCGCTGCAGGATTTGGATATATACTGAAATTATTAAGGAAAGCATTTTCTGCTAGTCCAACAAGCACGCAAGCATTAGAAGTAAGAATGGCAGACCTGGCACCATTTAAAGCAGCTTTCATTCTGGTAGACTGACCAAAAGTGAACATTTTCATGCAATTGTCATCTACATAATCCATATAATTCATATACATTTCACCATTAGAACCTGAACCACAAGTGCTATTTGCATTGTGAGGAAAGGATGGGCAATTATAATTTGCATCTTCCGCTATTTCAGTATCACTAACAAAATCACTGGCACAAGTACCATCTCCCCAAATATGTCTTAAATTTAACCAATGTCCAACTTCATGTGTAGCTGTTCTACCTAAAGCGTTGGCCGAAAAACCACCGGTGCCCGCAGTACCTGTAGTACCAAAAGCCTCATATCTGATTACTACACCATCTTCCGCAGGATAAGTATTTAAATCGCTGGGAAAGGCGGCATATCCCAAAGTTCCGCCGCTATTTCCTAAATTACATACCCATAAGTTTAAATATTTTGTTGGATCCCAATTATTTTTCCCACCACTTGCAGTAAATTTTTCACTACCATTGGCTGAAAAGGCCAAGGAGTCGGTGTAAGTTCTAGTAATTCCGGAGCTGGCATTTCCTTGTGGATCCTTAGTAGCTAAACAAAATTGAATTTCACAATCAGCTGTGTACGTCCAAAACGGATGAGAAGGTTGCAATGAATCTGAATTTAATAGCCGAAAGTCTTCATTTAAAGCGTCAATTTGAGAAATGATTTGTGAAGTAGAAATATTTTCAGTTGTTGTATGATACACTACATGCACAACCACAGGAATAGTGATAACAGCCGCGCCCTTATGCTTTGTATTGTTTTTGGTATTTTGATTTTTTATCCAATCATTAGTGAAAGCTTCCAGTTTATTCATTCTGGATTCAGTTTGTGGATCCATAACTTTTCGCTTTTCATATAATTTCATGGTAGCGCATTTGCTGGATTGAGCAAATAGATTTGAAACGAAAATGTTGCCTGTAAAAAGAACTAAGGTTGCAAGTAAATTTATTTTCATACTAGTTTTTTAATTAAAATTATTCGCGCTCAAAATACTTATATAATGTATTTATTGAAATGATTTATTTAATAAATTATCAACAATAAAGAATTCCGCAGGATTACAAATCCTGCGGAGCATGAGCTCATTTTAAAACGAATATTTTAAAATTCGCCTACTTAGGTAATTTAGATTTACTAATTCTGTTTCGAACTAATTCATTCGAAGGAATTAAGGCCATTTGAATTCTTCTGGCATAATGAATCGAATCTAAAATTTCTTTTTGTTTTTCTTCAACCAATTGTTTTTGGTGCTCAACTAATCTTTTTTGATCTTCAATAATTAATTTTTGTTTTTGTGTAACCTTTAAGCGATTATACATAAAACCGGCAAAAATCATTACCAATCCCAGTCCGCCAAATAAGGCATACTGCTGATTTCTTTTCGCTTTAATTTCAGCCCCTTGTTTAGCCAATTCTGCATTTTTAATTTCCGATTCTTTGGCATGAGCTACAGAATCAGCTGCAGCTTGTTTTTCATACTCATACTTTAATTGAGATTTAATTGAAGCTTTTCGGTTAGATTCATTGTTCAAACTATCCAATACTTTTATTTTTAACTCATACATTTCTAAAGCTTCTTTATAATTTCCGTTTTTTCTGTAAGCTAGATACAAAACATTAGCGGCAAACCAAACCCGACCGGGTATGCCTATCTCTTTTCCTATTTCCAATCCTTTTTTAGCAAAAACTATTGCATTTAAATAGTCTTTAAGATAGATGTAGTTATTCCCAATACTATTATACGAATTGGAAAGTTCAGGCTTATTATCCATCTGTTTTCTAATTTCAAAAGCTTTAAAATAATAATCCTTTGCCTTGCGGTAATCCTTTTTACGCTGATAAACACTGGCTAAATTATTATAACATGCGGCCATACCTTGTTTGCTGCCCATTTTTTCCTGCATAATAAATAACTTAAAATAAATTTCTTCAGCCTTATCCAATTCACCCATTTCGTCATAAAGACCTGCTATATTATTTAGGCTTGATGCTGCTTCCCGTTCATCTCCCGAGGTATTAAATAATTCCAAAGAACGATTTAAATAATTAAGTGCTAATTTAAAATCTCGCTGAATTCTATAAATATATCCCAAACTGTTTAACGTATTTGCAATTGAACGTTTATCTCCTATTTTTTCTGCAATTTTTAAGCTTCGAAATAAATACTCTACTGCCTTATCAATATCTCCTACGTCATAATAGGTAAAACCTAAATTACTTAGTGCATAGGAAAGGTCATTCAATTCATTTGTTTTTTCCAGAATTTCAAGCGCCTCAGTATGATAGCGAATTCCCTTATGAGGGGCTCCCATATACCTATAAATATTTCCTACATATTGAAGAGATACGCCAGTCATTTTATCATTTTTAGCCGCACGGTGCATTTTTAAAGATCGTTCATAATAAGCCAGTGCTTGAGGATAATTTCCTAAGGATTGAAAATTAGACCCTATGTTTCCAAAATTAATAGCCACTGATTCGCTATCGCCATATTGGCGACTTACTTCAACTGCAGATAAAAAATAGTTTGTGGATATATCAACACTTCCTTTTAATTGATGATGATAGCCTAAATTACTTAATGATTCAATTTTTCCCTTAACAAAAACTTTTCTTATTAAATCATGATCAAGTTTTCCCTTTAACTTTAATTCGATTAATTCTAAACATGGGTTTGCAAATTCAGGAATTTGAGCCGGGTTACAAACTGAAGATGCGTACACATAGGTGTTCACAAGAACAGTATCATTTTTAGAAGTTCGTAAAATCTGATTTAAAGAGTCTAAATTTTGTGAAAACAAGAATTGGCTCCAAAATAAACCCATTACAGGTAAAATATATTTACATCTAATAATAGAATAAATATATATAAATTAAGGCAAATAATCGTATTAAAAAATAAATCGAATTATTTCTTTTTCACCAACAAGCTAAATCCGTTTCCGTGTAAATTTACCAGTTCAACTGAAGTATCTTCCATCAAATGTTTTCTTAATTTAACCAAATAAACATCCATGCTTCTACTGGTAAAATAAGTATCGCTTTTCCAAATTTGAAGTAATGCTTTTTCGCGTGGCAATAAATTATTTTTATGTTCACACAATAACTTCAGTAGATCATTTTCTTTGGGTGACAAACGAGTTTCCTGTTCACTGTTTTTTAATAAACGAAGTTTACTGTCGAAAGTGAATTTTCCGATTTCGAAGAAAGTAGGTAATGTTTCCGTTGATAAAGTATTTCTTTTTAAAATTGCATTTAATTTTAATAATAAAAGTTCCGAGTCGAA
This sequence is a window from Sphingobacteriaceae bacterium. Protein-coding genes within it:
- a CDS encoding T9SS type A sorting domain-containing protein, which codes for MKHLYLFIFIPFICLAQVPSYVPTNSLLAWYPFTGNANDLSGNSHNGTVNGATPTTDRFGNAASAYNFGTNMYISVPDNTLNFRPQNMSVSLWVSFSITPSASYYVPISKNSSNGSGGSESMLVFWYNAANGWAANTGSIGIQNPYIATPSQSNVLNQWVHLVYVFDDVNNIQSLYLNGVLSSTGTVNGSIQYDASIWTIGNQYDVGSLQWWFPGKIDDIGIWGRPLNATEAMQLYCAGSPSFQTQPMSQTLTAGFNATFTAVSSATNATYQWQADSGMGFNNLSNAGQYSGVTTPTLQVSALTLSNNATVYRCNISTNPCMATSNNATLTVNSTIGIKEQKVETLINIFPNPAHHELFIVIPDLTTESLNYYLMDIVGKKVLQGNFNTVKNSINLEALSNGLYFLNVKGYTYKVIKD
- a CDS encoding T9SS type A sorting domain-containing protein, whose amino-acid sequence is MKINLLATLVLFTGNIFVSNLFAQSSKCATMKLYEKRKVMDPQTESRMNKLEAFTNDWIKNQNTKNNTKHKGAAVITIPVVVHVVYHTTTENISTSQIISQIDALNEDFRLLNSDSLQPSHPFWTYTADCEIQFCLATKDPQGNASSGITRTYTDSLAFSANGSEKFTASGGKNNWDPTKYLNLWVCNLGNSGGTLGYAAFPSDLNTYPAEDGVVIRYEAFGTTGTAGTGGFSANALGRTATHEVGHWLNLRHIWGDGTCASDFVSDTEIAEDANYNCPSFPHNANSTCGSGSNGEMYMNYMDYVDDNCMKMFTFGQSTRMKAALNGARSAILTSNACVLVGLAENAFLNNFSIYPNPAADMFVLKSDKSLENDVHVSLIDQIGRIVYSTTTNFQSELNINLSDISSGSYLIKFESGINSGVKKVIVIK
- a CDS encoding tetratricopeptide repeat protein: MGLFWSQFLFSQNLDSLNQILRTSKNDTVLVNTYVYASSVCNPAQIPEFANPCLELIELKLKGKLDHDLIRKVFVKGKIESLSNLGYHHQLKGSVDISTNYFLSAVEVSRQYGDSESVAINFGNIGSNFQSLGNYPQALAYYERSLKMHRAAKNDKMTGVSLQYVGNIYRYMGAPHKGIRYHTEALEILEKTNELNDLSYALSNLGFTYYDVGDIDKAVEYLFRSLKIAEKIGDKRSIANTLNSLGYIYRIQRDFKLALNYLNRSLELFNTSGDEREAASSLNNIAGLYDEMGELDKAEEIYFKLFIMQEKMGSKQGMAACYNNLASVYQRKKDYRKAKDYYFKAFEIRKQMDNKPELSNSYNSIGNNYIYLKDYLNAIVFAKKGLEIGKEIGIPGRVWFAANVLYLAYRKNGNYKEALEMYELKIKVLDSLNNESNRKASIKSQLKYEYEKQAAADSVAHAKESEIKNAELAKQGAEIKAKRNQQYALFGGLGLVMIFAGFMYNRLKVTQKQKLIIEDQKRLVEHQKQLVEEKQKEILDSIHYARRIQMALIPSNELVRNRISKSKLPK
- a CDS encoding response regulator transcription factor; its protein translation is MKVKVLLAEDEKNFGTVMRDYLNMNGYDTTWCENGALALSMFKEQNFKICILDVMMPEMDGFTLGREIKSIAPNTPIIYLTARTFKEDIKKGYHLGADDYLTKPFDSELLLLKLNAILKRNTLSTETLPTFFEIGKFTFDSKLRLLKNSEQETRLSPKENDLLKLLCEHKNNLLPREKALLQIWKSDTYFTSRSMDVYLVKLRKHLMEDTSVELVNLHGNGFSLLVKKK